One Chryseobacterium sp. StRB126 genomic region harbors:
- a CDS encoding (4Fe-4S)-binding protein — protein METHEYPNGDITVIWQPQKCIHSAVCVKMLPKVYNPKDRPWIKAENATPEELKKQIDQCPSGALSYKFNTGK, from the coding sequence ATGGAAACACACGAATATCCTAACGGCGACATTACTGTCATCTGGCAGCCTCAAAAGTGTATCCACTCGGCTGTATGTGTAAAAATGCTTCCCAAAGTCTACAATCCAAAAGACAGACCCTGGATAAAAGCAGAAAATGCAACCCCTGAAGAATTAAAAAAACAGATAGATCAATGCCCATCTGGAGCATTAAGTTATAAATTCAATACTGGAAAATAA
- a CDS encoding TMEM175 family protein: MTKGRLEAFSDGVLAIIITIMVLELKVPEGGSWASLKPLLPKFLAYIFSFIYVGIYWNNHHHLFQAVKKVNGGILWANLHLLFWLSMMPIATEWIGTTGFAENPVATYGIVLVLCAIAYSILENVIIRCEGENSKLKEAIHAKYKENISIIFYILGIAISFFYPYIAIGFYYIVALIWLIPDQRIEKSLKDN; encoded by the coding sequence ATGACTAAGGGAAGATTAGAAGCTTTCAGCGATGGGGTTCTGGCAATCATCATTACTATCATGGTTCTTGAACTGAAAGTACCTGAAGGAGGCAGCTGGGCCAGTCTCAAACCGCTTCTTCCTAAATTTTTAGCTTATATTTTCAGTTTCATTTATGTAGGTATTTACTGGAATAACCATCATCACCTATTTCAGGCGGTGAAAAAGGTAAACGGAGGCATTCTCTGGGCCAATCTTCATTTATTATTCTGGCTTTCTATGATGCCTATTGCCACAGAATGGATTGGCACTACCGGTTTTGCAGAAAACCCTGTAGCCACCTATGGTATCGTCCTCGTATTATGTGCAATTGCCTACAGCATTCTGGAGAATGTTATTATCCGGTGTGAAGGTGAAAACTCAAAGCTGAAGGAGGCTATACACGCAAAGTATAAGGAGAATATATCTATTATTTTTTATATTTTGGGAATCGCTATTTCATTTTTTTATCCTTATATTGCCATAGGTTTTTATTATATAGTGGCTCTTATATGGCTGATTCCGGACCAAAGAATCGAAAAATCATTAAAAGACAATTAA